The following are encoded together in the Mumia sp. Pv4-285 genome:
- a CDS encoding ABC transporter permease subunit, whose protein sequence is MTWLTWRQLRGQAVPTALAVAVLLVALAVTGPGIVDAAEDGASSFLTGLSADAFKVTLYYAGIAAAYALPLVVGAFWGAPMVARELEARTHRLAWSQSVTRTRWLAFKLGGAAVVTAAVAGLLSWGVTWWSGPIERAIATGEGTGPFMVSRMEPAVFGARGLVPVGYALLALAIGVLAGLVLRRTVLAMAVTLVLVLAVQLLVVITVRAQLADPQTITTPITDENLVSLMISGTEDEIENVQEIRVGTGQTGEWELSNVTLDADGQRMRTLPAWVAECGGPPPGENAPVEARAACFDRLADEGYVQQVTAHPASHFWTLQWREAALVLALALGLGGLCFWRIRADAP, encoded by the coding sequence ATGACCTGGCTGACCTGGCGCCAGCTGCGCGGCCAGGCCGTTCCGACCGCCCTGGCCGTTGCTGTGCTGCTCGTCGCGCTGGCCGTGACCGGCCCGGGGATCGTCGACGCGGCGGAGGACGGGGCGAGCTCGTTCCTGACCGGGCTGAGCGCCGACGCGTTCAAGGTCACGCTCTACTACGCGGGCATCGCGGCGGCGTACGCACTGCCCCTGGTCGTGGGCGCCTTTTGGGGTGCGCCGATGGTGGCGCGCGAGCTGGAGGCGCGCACGCACCGCCTCGCGTGGAGCCAGTCGGTCACGCGGACGCGATGGCTCGCCTTCAAGCTCGGCGGCGCGGCCGTGGTCACGGCTGCGGTCGCGGGTCTGCTGTCGTGGGGCGTGACCTGGTGGTCGGGTCCCATCGAGCGCGCGATCGCGACTGGCGAGGGGACAGGCCCTTTCATGGTCTCGCGCATGGAGCCGGCAGTCTTCGGTGCTCGGGGCCTCGTCCCGGTCGGCTACGCGCTGCTCGCGCTCGCGATCGGGGTGCTGGCCGGGCTCGTGCTCCGGCGGACGGTGCTCGCGATGGCAGTGACCCTGGTGCTCGTCCTCGCCGTCCAGCTGCTCGTCGTGATCACCGTGCGCGCCCAGCTGGCGGATCCGCAGACCATCACCACCCCGATCACCGACGAGAACCTCGTCTCGCTGATGATCTCTGGCACGGAGGACGAGATAGAGAACGTGCAGGAGATCCGGGTCGGTACGGGACAGACCGGTGAGTGGGAGCTGTCCAACGTCACGCTCGACGCCGACGGGCAGCGGATGCGGACGCTGCCGGCGTGGGTCGCCGAGTGCGGTGGTCCGCCACCGGGGGAGAACGCCCCGGTGGAAGCCCGAGCAGCCTGCTTCGACCGGCTGGCGGACGAGGGCTACGTGCAACAGGTCACCGCTCACCCGGCCAGCCACTTCTGGACCTTGCAGTGGCGTGAGGCGGCGCTCGTGCTCGCGCTGGCGCTCGGACTGGGAGGGCTGTGCTTCTGGCGGATCCGCGCCGACGCGCCGTAG
- a CDS encoding DUF3097 domain-containing protein, which produces MLVAHDRYGSDVLSGDWRVPKRGRSTEVEAEIGMVVEEVETDFCGAIIRTDRDLGTVDLEDRRGKRRTFLLGPGFLLEGKPVVLNAPARPAAPARPTHTASGSVAVQDTKARVARASRIYVEGRHDAELVEKVWGDDLRVEGVAVEYLEGVDDLPSVVARFKPGPGRDLGVLVDHLVPGSKESRIAQAVLRGPYKQHVLVVGHPYVDIWQGVKPERVGLEKWPVIPRSMSWKHGICQSLGWPHRSQADIAHAWKRILGSVRSYADLEPALLGRVEELIDFVTR; this is translated from the coding sequence CTGCTCGTGGCTCACGACCGATACGGCTCCGACGTCCTGTCCGGCGACTGGCGCGTCCCCAAACGCGGGCGCTCCACCGAGGTCGAGGCCGAGATCGGCATGGTCGTCGAGGAGGTCGAGACCGACTTCTGCGGCGCGATCATCCGTACCGACCGCGATCTCGGCACCGTCGACCTCGAGGACCGGCGCGGCAAACGCCGGACGTTCCTCCTGGGTCCGGGCTTCCTGCTGGAGGGCAAGCCGGTCGTCCTGAACGCGCCGGCACGCCCTGCTGCTCCGGCGCGGCCTACTCACACCGCCTCCGGCTCCGTCGCGGTCCAGGACACGAAGGCGCGGGTCGCGCGAGCGAGCCGCATCTACGTCGAGGGCCGACACGACGCGGAGCTCGTCGAGAAGGTGTGGGGCGACGACCTCCGGGTGGAGGGGGTCGCGGTCGAGTACCTCGAGGGCGTCGACGACCTGCCGTCGGTGGTGGCGCGCTTCAAGCCGGGACCGGGACGCGACCTCGGCGTCCTCGTCGACCACCTCGTCCCCGGCTCGAAGGAGTCCCGCATCGCCCAGGCGGTGCTCCGCGGGCCGTACAAGCAGCACGTCCTCGTCGTCGGCCACCCCTACGTCGACATCTGGCAAGGGGTGAAGCCGGAGCGAGTCGGCCTCGAGAAGTGGCCGGTGATCCCGCGCAGCATGTCGTGGAAGCACGGCATCTGCCAGTCTCTCGGCTGGCCACACCGCTCGCAGGCCGACATCGCTCACGCGTGGAAGCGCATCCTCGGGTCGGTCCGGTCGTACGCCGACCTCGAGCCGGCGCTGCTCGGACGCGTCGAGGAGCTCATCGACTTCGTCACGCGCTGA
- the hrcA gene encoding heat-inducible transcriptional repressor HrcA has protein sequence MLDERKLAVLRAIVEDYVATQEPVGSRALVDRHQLGVSPATVRNDMAILEEHGFIAQPHTSAGRIPTDKGYRLFVDRLASVRRLSTPERRAIESFLDGAVDVDDVVQRSVRLLSQLTHQVALVQYPTLTRSTVRHVELVPMERGRILVVLITSSGRVDQRIVELPEEPNDLLLVELRGKVIGAAVGQRLPDASAGVADLITTFRPEEQPIVTAVVATLTRAFSDERADERVAVGGAANLARFGADFDTSIKPVLEALEEHVVLLKLLGEATSPSMLTVRIGAEVPYEELSATSLVATAYGTSTEPLATLGVVGPTRMDYPGTMAAVRAVARYVGQTLSD, from the coding sequence GTGCTCGACGAGCGCAAGCTGGCCGTGCTGCGTGCCATCGTCGAGGACTACGTGGCGACGCAGGAGCCGGTCGGCTCCCGCGCCCTCGTCGACCGCCATCAGCTCGGTGTCTCGCCGGCGACGGTGCGCAACGACATGGCGATCCTCGAGGAGCACGGGTTCATCGCCCAGCCGCACACGAGTGCCGGGCGGATCCCGACGGACAAGGGCTACCGTCTGTTCGTCGACCGGCTCGCCTCCGTGCGACGGCTGAGCACGCCGGAGCGTCGCGCGATCGAGTCCTTCCTCGACGGTGCCGTGGACGTCGACGACGTCGTGCAGCGCAGCGTGCGGCTGCTGTCGCAGCTCACCCACCAGGTGGCGCTCGTCCAGTACCCGACGCTCACCCGGTCCACCGTGCGGCACGTCGAGCTGGTGCCGATGGAGCGCGGACGCATCCTCGTGGTGCTCATCACCTCCTCCGGTCGCGTCGACCAGCGGATCGTGGAGCTCCCCGAGGAGCCCAACGACCTGCTCCTCGTCGAGCTGCGCGGCAAGGTGATCGGTGCGGCGGTCGGCCAACGTCTCCCGGACGCCTCGGCCGGTGTCGCCGACCTGATCACCACGTTCAGGCCTGAGGAGCAGCCGATCGTGACGGCGGTCGTCGCCACCTTGACCCGCGCGTTCTCCGACGAGCGCGCCGACGAGCGCGTCGCCGTCGGGGGCGCCGCCAACCTCGCCAGGTTCGGCGCCGACTTCGACACCTCGATCAAGCCGGTGCTCGAGGCGTTGGAGGAGCACGTCGTGCTGCTCAAGCTTCTCGGTGAGGCGACCTCGCCGAGCATGCTGACGGTGCGCATCGGTGCGGAGGTGCCGTACGAGGAGCTCTCGGCGACCTCGCTGGTCGCCACCGCGTACGGCACGAGCACGGAGCCCCTCGCCACCCTCGGCGTCGTCGGCCCCACCCGGATGGACTACCCGGGCACGATGGCGGCGGTGCGCGCCGTCGCCCGATACGTCGGCCAGACCCTCAGCGACTGA
- the dnaJ gene encoding molecular chaperone DnaJ, protein MSQDYYETLGVSRDASPEEIKKAYRRLARALHPDVNPDPEAQERFKTVTVAYEVLSDPEKRSFYDRGGDPLSNAGGGGFGAGFSFSDIMDAFFGQQTQRGPRGRTRRGNDALIRISVSLADAAFGTTRELKVDTAVVCATCHGNGSADGAEPVTCQTCRGRGEVQHVQRSFLGDIRTARQCPTCQGFGSVIVNPCEECAGDGRVRSRRTLTIKVPGGVDTGTRIQLTGEGEVGPGGGPAADLYVEVEVEPHQVYTRSDDDLYCDVRVPMTAAALGTQIDLPTLEADTGVDAAEATIAFDIAPGTQSGETVTIRGRGVPHLRGVGRGDLLVRVVVETPTRLDDRQRELLGQLASERGEELVEPEFAAPHRGVFGRIRDVFR, encoded by the coding sequence ATGAGCCAGGACTACTACGAGACCCTCGGTGTCAGCCGTGACGCGAGCCCCGAGGAGATCAAGAAGGCGTACCGTCGGTTGGCGCGCGCCCTGCACCCGGACGTCAACCCTGATCCGGAGGCGCAGGAGCGCTTCAAGACCGTCACCGTGGCGTACGAGGTGCTGTCGGACCCCGAGAAGCGCTCGTTCTACGACCGTGGCGGCGATCCCCTGAGCAATGCCGGCGGCGGTGGTTTCGGTGCCGGCTTCTCGTTCAGCGACATCATGGACGCGTTCTTCGGCCAGCAGACGCAGCGCGGTCCGCGTGGTCGTACCCGCCGCGGCAACGACGCCCTCATCCGCATCAGCGTGTCGCTCGCCGACGCGGCCTTCGGCACGACCCGTGAGCTCAAGGTCGACACCGCGGTCGTGTGTGCGACGTGCCACGGCAACGGGTCCGCCGACGGTGCCGAGCCGGTGACCTGCCAGACGTGCCGGGGCAGGGGAGAGGTCCAGCACGTGCAGCGCTCGTTCCTGGGCGACATCCGTACGGCGCGCCAGTGCCCGACCTGCCAGGGCTTCGGCAGCGTCATCGTGAACCCGTGCGAGGAGTGCGCCGGCGACGGCCGTGTCCGCAGCCGCCGCACGCTCACGATCAAGGTTCCGGGCGGCGTCGACACCGGCACCCGGATCCAGCTCACCGGCGAGGGCGAGGTCGGCCCCGGAGGCGGCCCGGCCGCCGACCTGTACGTCGAGGTCGAGGTCGAGCCCCACCAGGTCTACACCCGCTCCGACGACGACCTCTATTGCGACGTCCGTGTCCCGATGACGGCCGCGGCGCTCGGCACCCAGATCGATCTGCCGACCCTCGAGGCCGACACCGGTGTCGATGCCGCCGAGGCGACGATCGCGTTCGACATCGCACCCGGGACCCAGTCCGGCGAGACGGTCACGATCCGCGGCCGCGGCGTCCCGCACCTGCGCGGTGTCGGGCGTGGCGACCTCCTCGTACGCGTCGTGGTGGAGACCCCGACGAGGCTCGACGACCGCCAGCGCGAGCTGCTCGGCCAGCTGGCGTCGGAGCGCGGCGAGGAGCTGGTCGAGCCGGAGTTCGCTGCTCCGCACCGTGGAGTCTTCGGCCGGATCCGCGACGTCTTCCGCTGA
- a CDS encoding PhoH family protein, whose translation MSTPEPLQHTVTIPASIPMVSLLGPADEFLRLVESSFDADIHVRGNQVTIRATAAESALVERLLEELVTMIRTGQGLTTETIERSITILRTETEERPADVLSLNILSNRGRTIRPKTLNQKRYVDAIDKHTIVFGIGPAGTGKTYLAMAKAVQALQAKDVNRIILTRPAVEAGENLGFLPGTLSEKIDPYLRPLYDALHDMLDPETIPKLLAAGTIEVAPLAYMRGRTLNDAFIILDEAQNTSPEQMKMFLTRLGFGSKMVVTGDITQIDLPGGQRSGLRVVREILDGVRDISFPQLTSADVVRHKLVGRIVAAYDEFEGEGEGHERRRTR comes from the coding sequence ATGAGTACACCTGAACCCCTGCAGCACACCGTGACGATCCCGGCGAGCATCCCGATGGTGTCGTTGCTCGGCCCCGCAGACGAGTTCCTCCGGCTGGTCGAGTCGAGCTTCGACGCCGACATCCATGTCCGGGGCAACCAGGTCACGATCCGCGCGACGGCAGCCGAGTCTGCCCTGGTCGAGCGCCTCCTCGAGGAGCTCGTCACCATGATCCGCACCGGTCAGGGTCTGACGACCGAGACCATCGAGCGGAGCATCACGATCCTCCGGACGGAGACCGAGGAGCGCCCGGCCGACGTGCTGAGCCTCAACATCCTCTCCAACCGCGGCCGGACGATCCGTCCCAAGACGCTCAACCAGAAGCGCTACGTCGACGCGATCGACAAGCACACCATCGTCTTCGGGATCGGGCCCGCCGGCACCGGCAAGACCTACCTCGCGATGGCGAAGGCCGTGCAGGCGCTGCAGGCCAAGGACGTCAACCGGATCATCCTGACCCGGCCTGCCGTCGAGGCCGGCGAGAACCTCGGCTTCCTGCCCGGCACGCTCAGCGAGAAGATCGACCCCTACCTGCGCCCGCTGTACGACGCGCTGCACGACATGCTCGACCCGGAGACGATCCCCAAGCTGCTCGCGGCCGGGACGATCGAGGTCGCGCCGCTGGCCTACATGCGTGGCCGCACGCTCAACGACGCCTTCATCATCCTCGACGAGGCACAGAACACCTCGCCCGAGCAGATGAAGATGTTCCTGACACGGCTCGGCTTCGGCTCCAAGATGGTCGTGACCGGCGACATCACGCAAATCGACCTCCCCGGTGGCCAGCGCAGCGGCCTCCGCGTGGTGCGCGAGATCCTCGACGGGGTCCGTGACATCTCGTTCCCGCAGCTGACCTCCGCCGACGTCGTCCGCCACAAGCTGGTCGGCCGCATCGTGGCCGCGTACGACGAGTTCGAGGGCGAGGGCGAGGGGCATGAACGTCGACGTACTCGATGA
- the ybeY gene encoding rRNA maturation RNase YbeY, which produces MNVDVLDESSYRDSDGVAVDVVRLTRLAQFVMEEMRLAPATEMTMIVVDPPTMTEYNEKWMDKKGPTDVLSFPMDELRPGTDDLDAEEGYLGDMVLCPEVAQKDAESEGLVLRDHLELLTVHGILHLLGYDHAEPEEHQEMFSLQDELLGRWRDGRSDRQDAVGAGS; this is translated from the coding sequence ATGAACGTCGACGTACTCGATGAGTCGAGCTACCGAGACTCCGACGGCGTCGCCGTCGACGTGGTCCGTCTGACGCGCCTCGCCCAGTTCGTCATGGAAGAGATGCGGCTCGCACCGGCGACCGAGATGACGATGATCGTCGTCGATCCGCCGACCATGACCGAGTACAACGAGAAGTGGATGGACAAGAAGGGGCCCACCGACGTCCTGTCCTTCCCGATGGACGAGCTGCGGCCGGGCACCGACGACCTCGACGCGGAGGAGGGATACCTCGGTGACATGGTCCTGTGTCCCGAGGTCGCCCAGAAGGACGCCGAGTCCGAGGGTCTCGTGCTGCGCGACCACCTCGAGCTGTTGACGGTGCACGGCATCCTGCACCTGCTGGGCTACGACCACGCGGAGCCCGAGGAGCACCAGGAGATGTTCTCCCTGCAGGACGAGCTGCTGGGCCGGTGGCGCGACGGTCGGTCCGACCGGCAGGACGCGGTGGGGGCGGGCTCGTGA
- a CDS encoding hemolysin family protein, which yields MTVDVWLTATAVVLVFLAGLLASADAALSTFSKARADELVAEGRSGATKVVAIVRDPAPYINTALLLRILSETGAVVMVAVVFVHAFSGQWLQVLLATIVMTVVSFVAIGVGPRTLGRQNSERVALLSAAPLAAITRILGPVPRLLILIGNALTPGKGFREGPFSSEAELREMVDLAEQNALIESGERQMIHSVFELGDTVVREVMVPRTDVVFIERTKKLRQAMSLALRSGYSRIPVTGDSLDDVVGMAYLKDVTKRVFDNREAETTERVESVMRPCLYVPDSKPAADLLREMQAHRTHVAIVVDEYGGTAGMVTIEDVLEEIVGEITDEYDAPPDDVEYLANGSVRISARYDVDDLQELFGVPIEDDDVDSVGGLMAKHLGKVPIAGSELALDGLRFVAEAPSGRRNRIGSVLVSRDEVGGDSEESVGASASH from the coding sequence ATGACCGTCGACGTGTGGCTCACCGCCACGGCCGTGGTCCTGGTCTTCCTCGCCGGGCTCCTCGCCAGCGCCGACGCCGCGCTCTCGACGTTCTCGAAGGCCCGCGCCGACGAGCTCGTCGCCGAGGGCCGCTCGGGCGCGACGAAGGTGGTGGCGATCGTCCGCGATCCCGCCCCCTACATCAACACCGCGCTGCTGCTGCGCATCCTGTCCGAGACCGGTGCGGTCGTGATGGTCGCGGTCGTGTTCGTGCACGCGTTCTCCGGCCAGTGGCTGCAGGTCCTGCTCGCGACGATCGTGATGACGGTGGTCTCGTTCGTGGCGATCGGCGTCGGCCCCCGGACCCTCGGCCGCCAGAACTCCGAGCGCGTCGCCCTGCTGTCCGCGGCGCCCCTGGCGGCGATCACCCGCATCCTCGGTCCCGTGCCGCGCCTCCTCATCCTCATCGGCAACGCGCTCACGCCCGGCAAGGGCTTCCGTGAGGGGCCGTTCTCGTCGGAGGCCGAGCTGCGCGAGATGGTGGACCTCGCCGAGCAGAACGCGCTGATCGAGTCCGGCGAGCGTCAGATGATCCACTCGGTGTTCGAGCTCGGCGACACTGTCGTCCGCGAGGTCATGGTCCCGCGCACCGACGTGGTGTTCATCGAGCGCACCAAGAAGCTGCGCCAGGCGATGTCGCTCGCGCTGCGCAGCGGATACTCACGCATCCCCGTCACCGGCGACAGCCTCGACGACGTCGTCGGCATGGCGTACCTCAAGGACGTCACCAAGCGGGTCTTCGACAACCGTGAGGCCGAGACGACCGAGCGGGTCGAGTCCGTCATGCGACCGTGCCTCTACGTCCCCGACTCCAAGCCTGCCGCGGACCTCCTCCGGGAGATGCAGGCCCACCGCACGCACGTCGCGATCGTCGTCGACGAGTACGGCGGCACGGCGGGCATGGTGACGATCGAGGACGTCCTCGAGGAGATCGTCGGTGAGATCACCGACGAGTACGACGCGCCGCCCGACGACGTCGAATACCTTGCCAACGGCTCCGTACGCATCAGCGCCCGCTACGACGTCGACGACCTGCAGGAGCTCTTCGGCGTCCCGATCGAGGACGACGACGTCGACTCCGTCGGTGGCCTCATGGCGAAGCACCTCGGCAAGGTCCCGATCGCGGGCAGCGAGCTCGCCCTCGACGGCCTGCGCTTCGTCGCGGAGGCGCCGAGCGGGCGCCGCAACCGCATCGGCAGTGTCCT